The Pseudodesulfovibrio sp. zrk46 genome contains a region encoding:
- a CDS encoding 4Fe-4S dicluster domain-containing protein: protein MSYKQTKDQEDLGKVKLEIKEKVDDSPAVVIGCRSCDAAGFNTFDRVYLKDSITDQNYLARRENTVLISLVCEKPATTCFCNWVGGSPASADGADVQMTPLTDGWLVEAITERGEVLMLSAILTDGADRVNEAAEVKSKAEDNMPEAPQLDKAPEQLLGLFDNADFWESMSAKCISCGTCTYLCPTCYCFNITDEACGMEGVRLRTWDNCMSSQFTMEASGHNPRPTKAHRLKNRIGHKFSYYPTLHGGNIACVGCGRCIKSCPVSVDIRSVIVNAMAAEVVEMEK, encoded by the coding sequence ATGTCATACAAGCAGACCAAAGACCAAGAAGACTTGGGCAAAGTCAAGCTTGAGATAAAGGAAAAAGTGGATGACTCCCCTGCTGTCGTCATTGGCTGTAGAAGCTGTGATGCAGCGGGGTTCAATACCTTTGATCGAGTCTACCTCAAAGATTCCATCACCGACCAAAACTATCTTGCACGACGTGAAAACACTGTGCTTATTAGCTTGGTATGTGAAAAACCAGCCACAACCTGCTTTTGCAATTGGGTTGGAGGCAGCCCCGCTTCAGCAGATGGCGCTGACGTTCAAATGACCCCGCTGACCGATGGTTGGCTGGTAGAAGCAATCACTGAACGTGGCGAAGTACTCATGCTGAGCGCCATCCTCACTGACGGAGCAGATCGAGTGAATGAAGCAGCTGAGGTCAAATCCAAAGCTGAAGACAACATGCCTGAAGCCCCTCAACTCGACAAAGCCCCTGAGCAACTTCTCGGTCTCTTCGACAATGCCGACTTTTGGGAAAGCATGTCTGCAAAATGCATCAGCTGTGGCACCTGTACCTACCTTTGCCCAACCTGCTACTGCTTTAACATCACAGATGAGGCCTGTGGTATGGAAGGCGTTCGCCTGAGAACATGGGATAACTGCATGTCTAGCCAGTTCACCATGGAAGCCAGCGGACACAATCCACGCCCGACCAAGGCTCACCGTCTTAAGAACCGTATCGGGCACAAATTCAGCTACTATCCCACACTGCACGGCGGCAACATTGCCTGCGTCGGTTGTGGACGCTGCATCAAGAGTTGTCCAGTCTCTGTGGACATCCGAAGCGTCATCGTAAATGCCATGGCCGCAGAAGTGGTCGAGATGGAGAAATAA
- a CDS encoding histidine phosphatase family protein: MIVLARHGCTIGYGGRCIGRKEVPLSKRGGGQADQLCHDLSGIPFERLCCSPSKRALDTMAPLALHLSKRVEVLPALNEINMGSWEGVLFDDIKEQHPEEYLERGKCFGSFRAPGGESFNDVAARVMPVLESLASGETPVLVMTHAGVIRSVLCHVTGHPMNDLFQFSPEHAQCTVLDNTDDGFQIVAENVSAVEVATLLMT, translated from the coding sequence ATGATCGTACTGGCAAGACATGGATGCACTATTGGGTATGGTGGGCGCTGCATTGGTCGGAAAGAGGTCCCTTTGTCGAAACGAGGTGGTGGTCAAGCAGATCAACTTTGCCATGACCTGAGCGGAATTCCATTTGAACGCTTATGTTGCAGCCCATCAAAACGTGCGCTTGATACAATGGCTCCTCTTGCATTGCATCTTTCCAAGAGAGTGGAAGTCTTGCCTGCATTAAATGAGATTAATATGGGATCCTGGGAAGGGGTGCTTTTTGATGATATCAAAGAGCAGCATCCTGAAGAATATTTGGAACGGGGAAAATGCTTTGGATCATTTAGAGCCCCGGGTGGCGAGTCTTTCAATGATGTGGCGGCTAGAGTAATGCCTGTTTTGGAAAGTCTTGCATCAGGTGAGACTCCAGTTCTCGTAATGACACATGCTGGGGTGATTCGCTCTGTACTCTGTCATGTAACCGGGCATCCTATGAATGACCTGTTTCAGTTCAGTCCAGAACATGCTCAATGTACTGTGTTGGATAACACTGATGACGGTTTTCAGATTGTGGCCGAAAATGTGAGTGCAGTTGAAGTTGCTACACTATTGATGACTTAG
- a CDS encoding FAD/NAD(P)-binding protein: protein MLQETKHTNTVNPYLPTIGTIIETIQETPNIKTFRVTLNSKEEMKNFSFHPGQVGQLSVFGTGESTFVINSSPTRMDYLQFSVMKTGEVTAKLHKLSVGDQIGIRAPLGNWFPYEDLKGKDIVFVGGGIGMAPLRTLLLYMLDNREDYGKISLLYGARSPQDMAFKYELPDWLERDDLDTVLTIDAEADGWEHSVGLIPNVLLDMNPSSENCVAITCGPPIMIKFTIQALAKLGFKDDQIITTLEKRMKCGVGICGRCNIGTKYVCVDGPVFTYAELKDLPNEL from the coding sequence ATGCTTCAAGAAACGAAACATACCAATACCGTCAACCCGTACCTGCCGACCATCGGAACAATTATTGAGACGATTCAGGAAACTCCCAACATCAAGACTTTCCGGGTGACTCTCAACAGCAAAGAGGAAATGAAAAACTTCAGTTTTCATCCAGGACAAGTCGGACAGCTTTCTGTTTTTGGAACTGGAGAGTCTACTTTTGTCATTAACTCATCCCCAACCCGTATGGACTATCTACAGTTCAGCGTCATGAAGACAGGTGAAGTAACCGCGAAATTGCACAAACTGTCTGTTGGTGATCAGATTGGTATTCGCGCTCCTCTTGGGAACTGGTTTCCCTACGAGGATCTCAAAGGCAAGGATATCGTATTTGTGGGTGGTGGCATAGGCATGGCTCCCTTACGGACCTTGCTCCTTTACATGCTCGACAACCGCGAAGACTACGGCAAAATATCCCTGCTTTATGGTGCTCGTTCTCCCCAGGACATGGCCTTCAAATATGAACTGCCCGACTGGCTGGAACGCGACGATTTGGACACAGTCCTTACTATCGATGCTGAAGCTGATGGTTGGGAGCACTCAGTGGGGCTTATCCCCAACGTCCTGCTGGACATGAATCCATCTAGCGAGAACTGCGTAGCCATTACCTGTGGCCCGCCAATCATGATCAAATTTACTATCCAGGCGCTGGCCAAACTGGGCTTCAAAGATGATCAAATCATCACCACGCTGGAAAAGCGGATGAAGTGTGGCGTCGGCATCTGCGGCCGATGCAATATCGGTACAAAATACGTATGTGTTGATGGCCCGGTTTTCACCTATGCCGAACTCAAGGATCTGCCTAACGAGCTGTAA
- a CDS encoding FAD-dependent oxidoreductase has product MSETRTTTQALVIGSGIAGASCALTIAEQGYDVILLNAGEELNDGNTAFAQGGIVTQGQNDSPEALSKDIRNAGWNYNHSPAVNHLARKGPDAVNHILINRLGIPFARKKDNSSFDMTREGGHTTARVLYCGDFTGREIMNGLKTAVLSTPNINVRSGRTAVDLITNHHHTTKISFRYSRKNQCLGAYVYNNDTGDVETILADYTVLATGGLGRIFLHSTNAECAVGSGITMAHRAGARLMNTEFMQFHPTALYHRSKRRFLITEAMRGEGALLIDGNGKRFMEQYDPRMELAPRDIVSQAIVDTMQRNEDECVFLDCRTVNHDLHERFPTIHKHCMDLDIDITKTPIPVVPAAHYHCGGIYSDLNGRSSLDRLFAIGECSCTGVHGANRLASTSLLEGVLWGRSSGDYIARKLSQNAKANKRLQNSIPDWLHSGQVLNEDPALIAQDWMSIRSTMWNYAGINRTPQRLARAGEDLRVLIRDITQFYKRTPISKPIIDLFHGCYASYIVTMAALANKTSIGCHALQDD; this is encoded by the coding sequence ATGTCCGAGACGAGAACCACAACACAAGCACTTGTCATCGGCTCAGGAATAGCTGGAGCCAGCTGTGCTTTAACCATTGCAGAACAAGGCTACGACGTAATCCTGCTCAACGCCGGAGAAGAGCTAAACGATGGCAACACTGCCTTTGCACAAGGAGGCATTGTCACCCAAGGGCAAAATGATTCTCCGGAAGCCCTGTCAAAAGACATTCGTAACGCCGGATGGAACTATAATCACTCTCCTGCTGTAAATCATTTAGCGAGAAAGGGCCCAGATGCGGTAAATCATATCCTCATCAATCGCTTGGGTATTCCTTTTGCACGAAAGAAGGATAATTCAAGTTTTGATATGACTCGTGAAGGCGGACATACTACTGCACGAGTTCTCTACTGTGGCGACTTCACAGGCCGCGAAATCATGAATGGTCTTAAAACGGCAGTCCTTTCTACCCCTAACATAAATGTTCGCTCAGGCAGGACAGCAGTAGACCTTATAACTAACCATCACCATACAACTAAAATTTCATTCCGCTACAGCAGAAAAAATCAGTGCCTTGGAGCCTATGTCTACAATAATGACACTGGTGACGTAGAAACGATATTAGCTGACTATACAGTACTGGCGACCGGAGGACTGGGGCGGATCTTTCTTCACTCCACCAACGCCGAATGCGCTGTTGGTAGCGGCATAACGATGGCTCACCGAGCAGGCGCCAGACTCATGAATACTGAATTCATGCAGTTTCACCCAACAGCCCTTTACCATCGATCAAAACGCAGGTTCCTCATTACCGAGGCTATGCGGGGAGAAGGAGCACTCCTCATTGATGGAAATGGCAAACGGTTTATGGAGCAGTATGACCCCAGAATGGAGTTGGCTCCACGCGACATCGTGTCTCAAGCAATTGTAGACACCATGCAACGCAATGAAGATGAGTGCGTATTTCTCGACTGTCGAACAGTCAACCACGATTTACACGAACGCTTTCCTACCATTCACAAACACTGCATGGATCTTGACATCGATATAACCAAGACTCCCATACCAGTAGTACCTGCTGCTCACTATCATTGTGGTGGAATATACTCAGATCTCAATGGCCGTTCCAGCCTGGACCGTCTCTTTGCAATAGGAGAATGCAGTTGTACCGGCGTACATGGGGCCAATCGTCTGGCCAGTACATCGCTACTCGAAGGAGTACTCTGGGGACGTAGCTCTGGAGATTACATCGCCCGCAAACTCTCACAAAATGCAAAAGCCAACAAACGGCTACAAAATTCTATTCCTGACTGGCTGCATTCGGGCCAGGTATTGAACGAAGACCCGGCTCTCATCGCTCAAGACTGGATGAGTATTCGTTCAACGATGTGGAACTATGCTGGCATCAATCGTACACCACAGCGCCTGGCCCGAGCAGGTGAAGACCTACGGGTTCTCATCCGTGACATCACCCAATTTTACAAGAGAACTCCTATCTCAAAGCCAATTATAGACCTTTTTCACGGCTGTTACGCATCATATATTGTCACCATGGCAGCTCTGGCCAACAAAACATCTATTGGTTGCCACGCACTCCAAGATGATTAG
- a CDS encoding 4Fe-4S dicluster domain-containing protein, whose translation MPNLEELKSAIKEHLPDLDMVIGWEQGFDPLRTSPIFMRSEADIDKLIWSPLCVHNLATYLPNLKGKKVGIVVKGCDSRSIVELLQEKLINQDDLTIFSMPCDGVVSIRKIQNAVGDLDYVEAVEANAETVKVTADGKTYNLKFEDIAASKCGRCQYNTPLISNVFIGEPKNEPKEDNYDDVIAFEQKSEEERRAFWMGEMDKCVRCYACRNACPMCVCKDHCVAQSRDPHWLTQEDTVENKWFFQMIHAMHLAGRCTECGECERSCPVGIPLLLLKRKLNKEIDELFDYKAGTLIDATPPLQAFKVEEENINERGW comes from the coding sequence ATGCCTAATTTAGAAGAATTGAAATCGGCCATAAAGGAACATCTGCCTGATCTCGACATGGTCATTGGCTGGGAACAAGGCTTTGATCCGTTACGGACGAGTCCCATCTTTATGCGTTCAGAAGCAGACATAGACAAACTCATCTGGAGCCCTCTCTGTGTCCACAACCTTGCCACCTACTTACCCAATCTCAAGGGTAAAAAAGTCGGCATAGTGGTCAAAGGGTGCGATAGTCGCTCTATTGTGGAATTATTGCAGGAAAAACTGATCAACCAGGATGACCTGACCATTTTCTCCATGCCTTGCGACGGTGTCGTGTCTATCCGCAAAATCCAAAACGCAGTTGGTGACCTCGATTATGTTGAAGCAGTTGAGGCAAACGCCGAGACTGTAAAAGTTACTGCTGATGGTAAAACATACAACCTCAAATTCGAGGATATAGCCGCATCCAAATGTGGACGCTGCCAGTACAACACTCCACTCATCTCCAACGTTTTCATTGGTGAGCCTAAAAACGAGCCCAAAGAAGACAACTACGATGATGTGATAGCGTTTGAACAAAAATCCGAAGAGGAACGTCGAGCCTTCTGGATGGGAGAAATGGACAAATGTGTCCGTTGTTACGCCTGTCGCAACGCATGTCCAATGTGCGTTTGCAAAGACCACTGCGTAGCTCAAAGTCGAGATCCGCATTGGCTTACTCAAGAAGATACTGTCGAGAATAAATGGTTCTTCCAAATGATCCATGCCATGCATTTGGCTGGCCGCTGCACTGAATGTGGGGAATGTGAGCGTTCTTGTCCTGTAGGAATTCCGCTGCTGCTGCTGAAACGCAAGCTCAACAAGGAAATCGACGAGCTCTTTGACTATAAGGCAGGAACCCTGATCGACGCCACTCCACCGCTGCAGGCTTTCAAGGTTGAAGAAGAAAACATCAACGAGAGGGGATGGTAA
- a CDS encoding ferritin family protein, producing MAFFFHANEIAKSAVEIERKGRAFYLRLAESAQSEKSRELFEYLAAEEAKHEEIFASLQTKLGDIELPAWATQHEYMTYIQGIIESHTLFTDDVVDKQMAVLKDEKEAIRMAIGFEKDTMLFFTEMKELVPQSDRDAVKKCIDEERLHLSRLQTMLKAL from the coding sequence ATGGCTTTCTTCTTCCACGCCAATGAAATTGCTAAATCTGCTGTTGAAATAGAAAGAAAGGGACGCGCATTCTACCTGCGTTTGGCAGAGTCTGCCCAAAGTGAAAAGAGCCGTGAACTGTTTGAGTATCTTGCTGCCGAAGAAGCCAAGCATGAAGAGATTTTTGCCTCCCTTCAAACCAAGCTCGGAGATATCGAATTGCCTGCTTGGGCCACTCAGCACGAATACATGACTTACATTCAGGGCATCATTGAATCACATACCCTCTTTACAGACGACGTCGTAGACAAACAAATGGCTGTTCTTAAGGACGAAAAGGAAGCCATCAGGATGGCTATCGGATTCGAAAAGGACACCATGCTCTTCTTCACTGAAATGAAGGAACTTGTTCCTCAATCTGATAGGGATGCAGTCAAAAAGTGCATTGATGAAGAACGGCTCCACCTTAGCCGTCTTCAGACCATGTTGAAGGCCCTATAG
- a CDS encoding hydrogenase iron-sulfur subunit has translation MSDVTGTELRIVGFLCNWCSYGGADTAGVGRFQQPTDLRIIRVPCSGRIDPLFVLKSLVNGADGVLVSGCHPRDCHYSEGNFYARRRLEVLKRFLPILGIDERRFEYTWVSASEGQKWKTVVSSFTERIHELGPAPVLNPALIKQAEAIL, from the coding sequence ATGTCAGATGTCACCGGTACAGAATTACGAATAGTAGGTTTCCTTTGCAACTGGTGCTCTTATGGCGGTGCTGACACCGCCGGAGTAGGCCGCTTTCAGCAGCCAACCGACCTGCGCATCATCCGTGTGCCCTGCTCTGGCCGCATTGACCCGCTGTTCGTTCTCAAGAGCTTGGTCAACGGTGCAGACGGAGTACTCGTTTCAGGTTGCCACCCAAGAGACTGTCACTACTCCGAAGGCAACTTCTACGCTAGACGCCGACTTGAAGTGCTCAAAAGATTCCTGCCCATTCTCGGCATTGATGAACGTCGCTTTGAGTACACTTGGGTCTCTGCTTCCGAAGGTCAAAAATGGAAGACTGTTGTCTCCTCATTTACTGAACGAATTCATGAGCTAGGCCCTGCTCCTGTACTGAATCCGGCCCTTATCAAGCAGGCTGAAGCCATCCTTTGA
- a CDS encoding DVU_1551 family NTP transferase: MIERAAIILSAGLSTRMGKFKPLLPLGGSSVLSQCIELFLSCGVERVIVVTGKRRHDVAKVASAAGAETIHNADYEQGMFSSVLSGVSALPSGVSSFFVLPVDIPLVRRETVRNIITKYEENEPLVLYPRFMEERGHPPLINGDLLQAIKGHDGRGGLRALLERFDADSLDLDVPDYGVVHDIDFPEEYAVAQSLWANGYPSEVESSVLWRMQQGHPHIEKHCVAVSQVATRLCEALNERSQTEPLNVDLVRGAALTHDIGKGTKRHEAAGAELLHFHGFHTAADIVLEHFDMTLPDNAPITEKEVVFLADKLVRCQSPVPLENRYMEKVEMYSHEPGARDAILGRLKRAKDMMARFDREMGVPAEQLAVEALE; this comes from the coding sequence ATGATCGAGAGAGCTGCAATTATTCTTTCTGCTGGCTTGTCTACTCGTATGGGTAAGTTCAAACCTCTTCTGCCATTAGGTGGGAGTAGTGTGTTGAGTCAGTGTATTGAACTGTTCCTTTCCTGTGGTGTCGAAAGGGTGATTGTAGTTACAGGTAAGCGTCGACATGACGTGGCTAAAGTGGCGAGTGCGGCTGGGGCGGAAACGATACATAATGCCGATTATGAGCAGGGAATGTTCAGTTCGGTTCTATCTGGGGTTTCTGCACTACCTTCAGGTGTGTCATCCTTTTTCGTATTGCCGGTGGATATCCCTCTCGTTCGTCGTGAAACTGTGCGTAATATAATTACCAAGTACGAGGAGAATGAGCCGCTGGTTCTCTATCCAAGGTTTATGGAAGAACGAGGGCATCCTCCATTGATCAATGGTGATTTGTTGCAGGCAATAAAGGGGCATGACGGTAGGGGAGGTTTGCGTGCTCTGCTGGAACGATTTGATGCGGATTCTTTGGATCTTGATGTTCCTGATTATGGCGTTGTTCATGATATTGATTTTCCAGAAGAATATGCGGTAGCCCAGTCTCTTTGGGCAAATGGATATCCATCAGAAGTAGAATCTAGTGTGCTTTGGCGAATGCAGCAGGGGCATCCACATATCGAGAAACATTGTGTTGCTGTATCTCAAGTCGCAACGAGACTCTGTGAAGCTTTGAATGAAAGGTCCCAAACTGAGCCTCTAAATGTCGATTTGGTTCGCGGTGCTGCTCTGACACACGATATAGGTAAGGGGACAAAAAGGCATGAAGCCGCAGGTGCTGAGTTATTACATTTTCACGGTTTTCATACTGCAGCCGACATTGTTCTTGAGCATTTTGATATGACGCTACCAGACAACGCTCCAATAACAGAAAAGGAAGTTGTTTTTCTAGCGGATAAGCTCGTGCGTTGTCAGTCCCCTGTTCCACTGGAGAATCGATATATGGAGAAAGTGGAAATGTACTCTCATGAACCGGGCGCAAGAGATGCTATTCTAGGCCGTTTGAAACGTGCTAAAGATATGATGGCTCGTTTTGATAGGGAAATGGGAGTGCCTGCAGAGCAGTTAGCTGTGGAGGCATTGGAATGA